One part of the Arachidicoccus terrestris genome encodes these proteins:
- a CDS encoding SusC/RagA family TonB-linked outer membrane protein yields the protein MNKIAFILLLLVCHGVFSYGQGKKVTGVIVDSAGPLAGATVNEIAHPTNMVTTDSSGQFSLVLKESQDSLLITLVGYHAQRISVRGRRHMELTLHQITTSLNEVMVVGFGKTNRITNTGAVATIKAEEIRRIPTSSVQNTLAGRMPGFFAQQRSGQPGKDASDYFIRGVSSLNPDGNKPLIIVDDIEYTYEQLSQINTNEIESISILKDASTTAIYGIKGANGVLIVTTRRGATGKPQFNFRVETGMQSPVRKPKFLNAYRTATLVNEAYQNDGLNPLFTQEDLDAFKSGNDPYGHPDVNWYEAIMKPYSLQHNANLDVSGGSKSVKYFVSGGVFSQNGNVRDFSTGQDGVNTNYFYRRYDLRSNLDIQATRNFSLRLDVTARFGDINSPYNQNVTGTLYDFSKYHPYSAPFLNPDGSYAYAFDTEDQLPTLNGRIATGGYSRQRRTDFNALVGFKENMDFVTKGLSLSGRLAYAGVELNSLNLARPYAFPPSYHYDPLTDSYSLNTGTSSGGYTLIGYRTIGNTDLKDQRVNMQLFLNYTRAFGRHHFNSLLLWNQENYTNYKTAEAPHKFRGFSYKIGYDFDQKYLIDFNLGYNGSDRFDADKRYGLFPAIGLGWNLKKEALFKDLLKGFSLFKIRASYGVVGSDVAPGDQYLYRQVYVKGPGYSFGESAQGQGSIYEGALGNPNVTWEQKRSFDIGVDINALHNKLSITADYFHDYRFDQLVTRNDIPLILGIGVSPTNVARTVNRGFDGQITYSDQMGDWRYSVGLVWSYAKNKILYEAEATPTYPWLAETGHPINQPFGYRSIGFYTEADINDPAVAKPTTAIPVQPGDLRYEDLNGDGVIDEYDRTAIGMPNLPNTTFGVPVKFSYKGLDISLLFQGAFNYSLYLKGIAIEPFQSQFQPIHEKRWTPQHAGSAAFPRLTTNPTTVNSPSVYPSDFWLIDAYYIRLKTVELGYQLPKKLLPFRINNARLYLSAYNLATKSNISKKYQQDPEVESNSAGDAYQNQRVINLGLQVGF from the coding sequence ATGAACAAAATTGCATTTATCCTTTTACTGTTGGTCTGCCACGGGGTGTTCAGTTATGGCCAGGGCAAAAAAGTGACAGGTGTCATTGTGGACTCGGCCGGCCCGCTGGCGGGTGCCACCGTTAACGAAATCGCCCACCCGACCAATATGGTGACCACGGATTCTTCCGGCCAGTTTTCTCTGGTATTGAAAGAAAGCCAGGACTCTTTACTTATTACGCTTGTCGGCTATCACGCACAGCGGATCTCTGTGCGCGGCAGACGTCATATGGAATTGACCCTCCATCAGATAACGACCTCTCTTAATGAAGTCATGGTCGTGGGTTTCGGCAAGACCAACCGTATTACCAATACCGGCGCCGTTGCCACGATCAAGGCTGAAGAGATCCGCCGCATTCCTACCTCCAGCGTTCAAAATACGCTGGCTGGCCGCATGCCCGGCTTCTTTGCCCAGCAGCGCTCCGGCCAGCCGGGAAAGGACGCCTCCGACTATTTTATCCGCGGTGTGAGCTCATTAAACCCTGACGGTAATAAACCCCTGATCATCGTAGACGACATAGAATATACCTACGAGCAGCTTTCCCAGATCAATACCAATGAAATTGAGAGCATATCCATATTAAAGGATGCGTCTACGACAGCCATTTACGGGATCAAAGGCGCGAACGGTGTTCTGATCGTCACCACACGACGGGGCGCTACCGGCAAACCCCAGTTTAATTTCCGTGTAGAAACCGGTATGCAGTCTCCGGTCAGAAAGCCGAAATTCCTTAACGCGTACAGAACGGCGACGCTGGTCAATGAGGCCTATCAGAACGACGGGCTAAACCCGCTGTTTACCCAGGAGGATCTCGATGCCTTTAAATCCGGCAATGACCCTTACGGCCATCCGGACGTGAACTGGTATGAAGCGATCATGAAGCCCTATTCCCTGCAGCATAATGCCAATCTGGACGTATCGGGCGGTTCGAAATCGGTTAAATATTTTGTATCCGGCGGGGTGTTCAGCCAGAACGGTAATGTCCGGGACTTTTCCACCGGTCAGGACGGGGTCAATACCAATTATTTTTACAGAAGATATGACCTGAGATCCAATCTCGATATCCAGGCAACGCGCAATTTTAGCCTCCGGCTCGATGTAACCGCCCGGTTCGGGGATATCAATTCGCCCTATAATCAGAACGTAACGGGTACACTGTATGATTTTTCGAAGTATCATCCATATTCTGCGCCGTTTTTAAACCCGGATGGCAGTTACGCCTATGCCTTTGATACGGAAGACCAGTTGCCGACGCTCAACGGCCGGATCGCCACGGGAGGCTATAGCCGTCAGCGCAGAACGGACTTTAATGCGCTTGTTGGCTTTAAGGAAAACATGGACTTCGTTACCAAGGGGCTGTCCCTGTCGGGCCGTCTGGCCTATGCGGGCGTGGAACTCAATTCCCTGAATCTCGCCAGGCCTTACGCTTTTCCGCCTTCTTATCATTATGATCCGTTGACAGATAGCTATTCGCTGAATACCGGTACCAGTTCCGGCGGGTATACGTTAATCGGATACCGTACGATCGGCAACACGGACCTGAAAGACCAACGGGTGAATATGCAACTCTTTTTAAACTATACCCGGGCTTTCGGACGCCATCACTTTAATTCCCTTTTACTGTGGAACCAGGAGAACTACACCAATTACAAAACTGCCGAAGCCCCCCATAAGTTTCGCGGCTTCTCCTATAAGATCGGATATGATTTTGACCAGAAATACCTGATCGACTTTAACCTGGGCTATAACGGTTCGGACCGTTTTGATGCCGATAAACGCTATGGCCTGTTTCCGGCCATTGGCCTGGGCTGGAACCTGAAAAAGGAAGCCTTGTTTAAAGATCTGTTGAAGGGTTTCAGTTTGTTTAAGATCAGGGCTTCATATGGTGTCGTGGGTTCAGATGTGGCGCCAGGTGATCAGTACCTGTACCGCCAGGTCTATGTTAAGGGTCCGGGTTATAGCTTCGGGGAATCCGCGCAGGGCCAGGGTTCTATTTATGAAGGGGCGCTGGGTAATCCCAATGTCACCTGGGAACAGAAAAGAAGTTTTGATATCGGGGTAGATATTAACGCGCTGCATAATAAGCTTTCCATCACAGCCGATTATTTCCATGATTACCGGTTTGACCAGCTGGTTACCAGAAATGATATTCCGCTGATTCTGGGAATCGGCGTGTCGCCCACGAATGTAGCCAGAACCGTGAACCGCGGGTTTGACGGGCAGATCACCTATAGTGACCAGATGGGAGACTGGCGTTACAGTGTCGGACTTGTCTGGTCCTATGCTAAAAACAAGATCCTCTATGAGGCGGAAGCGACGCCGACTTATCCCTGGTTGGCAGAAACAGGACATCCCATCAATCAGCCCTTCGGTTATAGATCTATCGGATTTTATACCGAAGCAGATATCAATGACCCGGCTGTCGCCAAACCTACGACCGCTATTCCCGTACAACCCGGTGATCTGCGCTACGAGGACCTGAACGGCGACGGCGTGATTGATGAATATGACCGTACAGCGATCGGTATGCCCAACCTGCCGAATACCACTTTTGGCGTGCCGGTCAAATTCAGCTACAAGGGGCTGGATATAAGCCTGCTGTTCCAGGGCGCGTTTAATTACAGCCTCTACCTGAAAGGTATTGCCATCGAACCCTTCCAGAGTCAGTTCCAGCCCATTCATGAGAAAAGGTGGACGCCTCAGCACGCCGGGTCGGCTGCGTTCCCCAGGCTCACCACGAACCCCACTACCGTGAACAGCCCATCGGTCTATCCGTCTGACTTCTGGCTGATCGATGCCTATTATATCCGTTTAAAAACAGTAGAGCTGGGTTATCAGTTGCCTAAAAAACTATTGCCTTTTAGGATCAATAATGCCAGGCTGTATCTAAGTGCATATAATCTGGCGACAAAAAGCAATATCAGTAAAAAATATCAGCAGGATCCGGAAGTGGAGTCCAATAGTGCGGGTGATGCCTACCAGAATCAGCGGGTCATTAACCTGGGTCTGCAGGTCGGATTCTAA
- a CDS encoding RagB/SusD family nutrient uptake outer membrane protein, with translation MQQPTIYHHNRRFSSFIKMIGATLVTAAMLSSCAKDYEQIPLGQQQTRDLIFDVHDSAGVYAIRFLNEVYNDALVSGHNRLSGGDYLDEATDDGLSSATSLSAVQKIADGAYTSTDPGADDNWARSYQAIRSATVFITNIDRVPLIEKLPDGRPAKTAYKAEARFLRAWTYFELIRRYGGVPLLGDKVYELTDDMELPRNSFKECVDYIVSELDKAADSLRSQKIVNSTSYGRITKEAAMAVKAKVLLYAASPLFNGGNIDPSNPLTGYTGFDKNRWKLAADAAKKVIDLHYYSLMEEFPKVFSTQNMPVGPNTENIFWRQNGYNQNIEKTNGPVGYTSAGGNGRVSPSQNLVDAFPMLNGLSTTDGTSGYDRANPYMGRDPRLKWTVFYNDQQWLNRHVELFEGGLDRPGGNVQQTKTGYYLRKFMGDFENAANGLYSNTLHDWIFIRYAGILLDYAEAINELEGPTAEVFQVLYELRKRAGIDPGSEGHYGLDPNMDQTDMRGAIQNERRIEMAFEEQRFWDIRRWKIAEKLYSQPVGGMDIQRTGNGQVFYNPVDVYSPSFTAPKMYLYPIPYTEVIKDEKMEQNPGWK, from the coding sequence ATGCAGCAACCTACTATATACCATCACAACAGGCGGTTTTCATCTTTCATAAAAATGATTGGAGCAACGCTGGTAACCGCTGCAATGCTGTCCTCCTGCGCCAAAGATTACGAACAGATTCCTTTAGGTCAGCAACAGACCAGAGACCTGATCTTCGATGTGCATGACTCGGCCGGCGTCTATGCAATCCGCTTTCTAAATGAAGTCTATAATGACGCGCTGGTCAGCGGCCATAACCGGCTTTCGGGCGGAGACTACCTGGATGAAGCTACAGACGACGGCCTCTCATCAGCCACCTCACTTTCTGCTGTACAGAAAATAGCGGATGGCGCCTATACGTCGACGGACCCGGGCGCAGACGACAACTGGGCCAGGTCTTATCAGGCAATCCGTTCGGCGACAGTCTTTATCACTAACATCGACCGCGTCCCGCTCATTGAAAAGCTGCCCGACGGCCGACCGGCTAAAACGGCATATAAGGCCGAAGCGCGGTTTCTGCGTGCCTGGACTTATTTTGAACTGATCAGAAGATATGGCGGCGTGCCGCTGTTGGGAGATAAGGTATATGAACTGACAGATGATATGGAACTTCCAAGAAATAGTTTCAAGGAATGTGTGGATTATATTGTCAGCGAACTGGATAAAGCTGCCGATTCGCTCAGATCACAGAAAATTGTGAACAGTACGAGCTATGGCAGGATTACAAAAGAAGCCGCCATGGCCGTAAAAGCCAAAGTGCTTCTCTATGCAGCCAGCCCGCTGTTCAACGGCGGCAATATTGACCCCTCCAATCCATTGACCGGCTACACCGGATTTGATAAAAACCGGTGGAAGCTCGCAGCTGACGCGGCAAAGAAAGTCATTGACCTGCATTACTACAGCCTTATGGAAGAATTTCCAAAGGTATTTAGCACGCAAAACATGCCTGTCGGCCCGAATACGGAAAATATATTCTGGCGGCAAAACGGCTATAATCAGAATATTGAGAAGACCAACGGGCCGGTAGGCTATACCTCTGCCGGCGGTAACGGACGGGTGAGCCCGTCACAGAACCTGGTCGATGCCTTTCCGATGCTCAACGGATTGTCAACAACGGACGGCACAAGTGGGTATGACCGGGCCAATCCATATATGGGCCGGGATCCCCGGTTAAAATGGACTGTTTTTTACAACGACCAGCAGTGGTTAAACCGCCATGTGGAGCTCTTTGAGGGCGGACTGGACCGTCCTGGCGGCAATGTGCAGCAGACAAAAACAGGTTATTACTTGCGCAAGTTTATGGGTGATTTTGAGAATGCTGCCAACGGACTTTATTCCAATACGTTACATGACTGGATCTTCATAAGGTACGCCGGTATCCTGCTGGACTATGCAGAAGCGATCAATGAACTCGAAGGGCCGACCGCTGAAGTATTTCAGGTGCTGTATGAGCTCAGAAAGCGAGCCGGCATCGATCCGGGCAGTGAGGGCCATTACGGCCTGGATCCGAACATGGATCAAACGGACATGCGCGGGGCTATCCAAAATGAAAGGCGGATCGAAATGGCTTTTGAGGAGCAACGCTTCTGGGATATCCGCCGCTGGAAGATCGCCGAAAAGCTGTATAGCCAGCCGGTCGGCGGTATGGATATACAACGCACGGGCAACGGGCAGGTGTTTTACAATCCTGTGGACGTCTACAGTCCTTCCTTTACGGCTCCGAAAATGTATCTGTATCCCATCCCTTATACGGAGGTTATAAAAGATGAAAAGATGGAGCAGAATCCGGGCTGGAAATAA
- a CDS encoding SusC/RagA family TonB-linked outer membrane protein, which produces MGKQYRKYGLFFRTVMAVTVSTMAAHAQTPSVGQQSPGMARSSTTIRSEAGIQQISGLVIDLYNKPLAGVMIKNRAGKLLASTDSEGTFTLDISGGSVLYFTLEGYDQKVEKITGKSSLQVRMRRSFLPPAPTGVKKETLTDVTAADGKSDDSTAVLTPAVRSDLDVLYGSRPAGSFLGAAATTTRNELSYTPAPQYTYGLPGRLAGLNVIQTQGFYTPPLTSQTAVDIFIGNIPTNQSGTGPTDNTQFNIQLRGHNSSYGQSPIVVIDGVQRELYSLDPDQIQSVTVLKDALSTILLGQNSSRGALIVTTLEPVKGAPRLSFTAQAGIQQSLKLPKPLSAGKYAYLLNEALLNDGKKPAYTAEDFAAYQNGSDPYGHPDVNWYDQIIQDNPLLQRYNINVTGGGEKASYLVDLGYMNQDGMFIGSDEHTYSTKLNQKRYSINSKIRFKINRDFDLGLNLIGRIMDNNQPGTGPAAILSALLNTPNNAYPVYNPDGSFGGTSNYTDNLMAQVLESGYLSDQERDIMVNLDMRYKLDNWVPGWWVRLNGNVSVQSASFINRSKQVPIFQFNVSPSGDTTYNRFGSTINQENEFEATSWARYWYAQASTGYDKTFGQHQLGLKLFYDQKQTLFNYDLPSVLSNYAFQGQYNYAGKYFAEAALNYSGYSRYQAGHRYGLFYAGGLGWDIAKEKFIRENLTWINQLKLRGTYGKTGNANVDNYGYYIWNKHFQQVNVAYQIGSEYPGPQGVEEGRTLPNVNATWEKANKLDIGLDITLFNYHLQASFDYYHERYADLMQNRGKSIQLIGLDYPAENIGRALYHGLEGSVTYQNSARNFNYYITGNASLQYSKVLFMDEQAQPYFWNFRTGLPVGQRFGLIAEGFIQTADEADVWPTIPGYVLRVGDVKYKDMNSDGVIDQFDMTALGHTGPLFYYGLSGGFSVKGFELNFLIQGVQNRDIYVNNLTMDAGFLGQNNGYGQAYEQIQNRWTPETAGSAVYPALSAGGNGYNYNPIFASSSLFLHNGNYIRLKNVGIAYTLPYSWTERLKVGSIKVFANALNLWTWAAYDSVDPEISLPSYPMQRVINTGINIKL; this is translated from the coding sequence ATGGGAAAACAATATCGCAAATACGGACTTTTCTTCAGGACAGTAATGGCTGTCACGGTCTCGACGATGGCGGCGCACGCACAGACTCCTTCCGTCGGGCAACAAAGCCCGGGCATGGCCAGGTCGTCCACTACGATCCGCAGTGAAGCGGGCATCCAACAGATCAGCGGCCTTGTGATAGACCTCTATAATAAACCCCTGGCGGGCGTCATGATTAAAAACCGGGCCGGAAAATTATTGGCATCAACTGATAGTGAGGGTACTTTTACATTGGATATATCCGGTGGATCGGTCCTTTATTTTACCCTTGAGGGGTATGATCAGAAAGTAGAAAAAATAACCGGCAAATCTTCTTTGCAGGTCCGCATGCGGCGCAGTTTCTTGCCGCCGGCACCTACAGGTGTCAAAAAGGAAACGTTGACTGATGTCACAGCTGCTGACGGCAAGAGCGATGACAGTACTGCGGTGCTCACCCCTGCCGTACGAAGCGATTTAGACGTGCTTTACGGCAGCCGGCCGGCTGGCAGTTTTTTAGGGGCCGCAGCCACAACTACCCGCAATGAACTTTCTTATACGCCGGCTCCGCAATATACCTATGGGCTTCCGGGCAGGCTTGCCGGATTGAATGTCATCCAGACGCAGGGGTTTTATACACCACCGCTGACCAGCCAGACGGCCGTCGATATTTTTATCGGCAATATTCCGACCAACCAAAGCGGCACCGGCCCCACCGACAATACACAATTTAATATTCAGCTGCGCGGGCATAACAGCTCTTACGGTCAATCTCCGATAGTGGTCATCGACGGTGTGCAGCGGGAACTTTACTCCCTGGATCCCGATCAGATCCAGTCGGTCACTGTGCTTAAGGATGCGCTCTCCACCATCTTGTTGGGCCAGAACAGTTCTAGGGGCGCACTGATCGTCACGACCCTTGAGCCGGTAAAAGGCGCCCCCCGTCTGAGCTTTACGGCGCAGGCCGGTATACAGCAGTCCCTGAAGCTGCCTAAGCCGCTCTCCGCGGGGAAATATGCTTATCTGCTCAATGAAGCTTTGCTCAACGACGGCAAAAAACCGGCTTATACGGCGGAAGATTTTGCCGCCTATCAGAACGGTTCTGATCCATACGGGCATCCTGACGTCAACTGGTATGACCAGATCATCCAAGATAATCCGCTCCTGCAGCGCTATAACATCAACGTGACCGGGGGAGGCGAAAAGGCCAGTTACCTGGTGGATCTGGGCTATATGAACCAGGACGGCATGTTTATCGGATCCGACGAGCATACCTATAGTACAAAATTAAACCAGAAACGATATTCGATCAATTCCAAGATCAGATTTAAGATCAACCGGGATTTTGATCTGGGGCTGAACCTCATCGGCCGCATCATGGATAATAATCAGCCAGGTACCGGACCGGCGGCCATCCTGTCGGCCCTGCTCAATACGCCCAATAACGCTTATCCGGTGTACAATCCGGACGGCTCCTTCGGCGGCACCTCCAATTATACCGATAATCTGATGGCGCAGGTCCTGGAATCCGGCTATCTGTCGGATCAGGAGCGGGATATCATGGTGAATCTGGATATGCGCTATAAACTGGATAACTGGGTGCCCGGATGGTGGGTGCGGCTGAACGGTAACGTATCCGTGCAGTCGGCCAGTTTTATAAACCGCAGTAAACAGGTGCCGATCTTTCAGTTCAATGTATCACCTTCCGGTGATACGACCTATAACCGGTTCGGCAGCACGATTAATCAGGAAAATGAATTCGAAGCCACTTCCTGGGCCAGGTACTGGTACGCACAGGCATCTACGGGATATGACAAGACTTTCGGCCAGCATCAGCTGGGCCTCAAACTGTTCTATGACCAGAAACAGACACTGTTTAATTATGACCTGCCTTCTGTTTTAAGTAACTATGCTTTCCAGGGACAATATAATTACGCAGGAAAATATTTTGCCGAAGCGGCACTTAATTACAGCGGGTACAGCCGCTATCAGGCGGGGCACCGTTACGGACTGTTCTACGCAGGCGGCCTGGGCTGGGATATCGCCAAAGAAAAGTTTATCCGGGAAAATCTTACCTGGATCAATCAGTTAAAACTGCGCGGCACCTATGGCAAAACGGGTAACGCTAATGTGGACAACTATGGCTATTACATCTGGAATAAACATTTCCAGCAGGTGAACGTGGCCTATCAGATTGGCAGTGAGTATCCCGGGCCGCAGGGCGTTGAAGAAGGCCGTACACTGCCCAATGTGAACGCCACCTGGGAAAAAGCCAATAAGCTGGATATCGGTTTGGATATCACGCTCTTTAACTATCATCTGCAGGCCAGTTTTGACTATTATCACGAGCGGTATGCCGACCTGATGCAAAACCGTGGCAAGAGCATTCAGCTGATCGGACTGGATTATCCGGCAGAGAATATCGGACGGGCCCTCTATCACGGGCTGGAAGGTTCTGTAACCTATCAGAACAGCGCCAGGAATTTCAACTACTACATTACCGGGAATGCGTCGTTACAATACAGTAAGGTGCTCTTCATGGATGAACAGGCGCAGCCTTACTTCTGGAATTTCCGCACCGGTCTCCCGGTGGGGCAGCGTTTCGGACTTATCGCCGAAGGATTCATTCAGACCGCGGACGAGGCTGACGTCTGGCCTACCATTCCGGGGTATGTGCTCCGCGTGGGAGATGTCAAGTACAAGGATATGAACAGTGACGGGGTCATTGACCAGTTTGACATGACGGCCCTGGGCCACACCGGGCCTCTTTTCTACTACGGATTGAGCGGCGGTTTCTCCGTTAAAGGGTTTGAGCTGAATTTCCTCATCCAGGGCGTTCAGAACCGGGATATATATGTCAATAACCTGACTATGGACGCGGGCTTCCTGGGGCAGAACAACGGTTATGGTCAGGCATATGAGCAGATACAGAACAGGTGGACCCCGGAGACGGCCGGTTCAGCAGTTTATCCGGCCCTTAGCGCAGGCGGCAACGGCTATAATTATAACCCGATTTTTGCCTCCAGTTCCCTGTTTTTGCATAACGGCAATTATATCAGACTGAAAAATGTGGGTATCGCCTATACGTTACCTTATAGCTGGACCGAACGCCTGAAAGTAGGCAGTATCAAAGTATTTGCCAACGCCCTGAATTTATGGACATGGGCTGCCTATGACAGCGTGGATCCTGAGATTTCATTGCCCAGTTATCCTATGCAAAGAGTGATTAATACCGGTATTAACATTAAACTTTAG